The Streptomyces kanamyceticus genome window below encodes:
- a CDS encoding amino acid permease — translation MSGTTSVGGTPVSNTLFRTKSVEQSIRDTEEPEHALKKSLSALDLTVFGVGVIIGTGIFVLTGKIAKETAGPAVALAFVVAGLVCALAALCYAEFASTVPVAGSAYTFSYASLGEFPAWIIGWDLILELALGCAVVAVGWSGYMRSLLDTAGMHLPQTLSGTHDGKFGFDLLACVLVLVLTGILVAGMKLSSRVTNVIVAVKVTVVLLVIIVGAFFITGANYDPFVPPSEPAEGGGGITAPLVQLMFGFTPSHFGVMGIFTAAAVVFFAFIGFDIVATAAEETHNPQRDVPRGIIGSLLICTILYVAVSIVVTGMQKYSELSTDAPLADAFKAVGHPFWAGLISFGAAVGLTSVCMILLLGQTRVFFAMSRDGLLPLTFSKVHPTFGTPYRSTVLLGGIVAVVAGFTSIDELAELVNIGTLFAFVVVALGVIVLRKQRPDLPRSFRTPLVPYVPILSVLASLWLMLNLPAETWLRFGVWMVLGVVIYFAYGRSHSRLHARDAHASDAP, via the coding sequence ATGTCGGGGACGACAAGCGTGGGAGGTACGCCCGTGAGCAACACCCTCTTCAGGACGAAGAGCGTCGAGCAGTCCATCAGGGACACCGAGGAGCCGGAGCACGCGCTCAAGAAGTCGCTGTCAGCCCTCGATCTCACGGTCTTCGGCGTCGGCGTCATCATCGGTACCGGCATCTTCGTCCTGACCGGAAAGATCGCCAAGGAGACGGCGGGGCCCGCGGTGGCCCTCGCCTTCGTCGTCGCCGGACTCGTCTGCGCGCTCGCGGCGCTCTGCTACGCCGAGTTCGCCTCGACCGTGCCGGTGGCCGGGTCCGCGTACACCTTCTCGTACGCCTCGCTCGGGGAGTTCCCCGCCTGGATCATCGGCTGGGACCTGATCCTGGAGCTGGCGCTCGGCTGCGCGGTGGTCGCGGTCGGCTGGTCCGGGTACATGCGCTCGCTCCTGGACACCGCGGGCATGCACCTGCCGCAGACGCTGAGCGGCACCCACGACGGGAAATTCGGCTTCGACCTCCTCGCCTGCGTCCTGGTGCTCGTCCTGACCGGCATCCTGGTCGCGGGCATGAAGCTGTCCTCGCGGGTCACCAACGTCATCGTCGCCGTCAAGGTCACCGTCGTCCTCCTGGTCATCATCGTCGGCGCCTTCTTCATCACCGGCGCCAACTACGACCCGTTCGTCCCGCCGTCCGAGCCCGCCGAGGGCGGCGGCGGCATCACCGCGCCGCTGGTGCAGCTGATGTTCGGCTTCACGCCCTCGCACTTCGGCGTGATGGGCATCTTCACCGCGGCGGCCGTCGTCTTCTTCGCGTTCATCGGCTTCGACATCGTCGCGACCGCCGCGGAGGAGACCCACAACCCCCAGCGCGACGTGCCCCGGGGCATCATCGGCTCGCTGCTCATCTGCACGATCCTGTACGTCGCGGTCTCCATCGTCGTCACCGGCATGCAGAAGTACAGCGAACTCTCCACGGACGCGCCGCTCGCGGACGCCTTCAAGGCGGTCGGCCATCCCTTCTGGGCGGGCCTGATCAGCTTCGGCGCGGCCGTCGGTCTCACCTCGGTCTGCATGATCCTGCTGCTCGGCCAGACCCGGGTCTTCTTCGCGATGAGCCGTGACGGACTCCTTCCGCTGACCTTCTCCAAGGTCCACCCGACGTTCGGCACGCCGTACCGCTCGACGGTCCTGCTCGGCGGGATCGTGGCGGTCGTCGCGGGCTTCACCTCCATCGACGAACTCGCCGAACTGGTCAACATCGGCACGCTGTTCGCCTTCGTCGTGGTCGCCCTCGGCGTCATCGTGCTCCGCAAGCAGCGCCCCGACCTGCCGCGCTCCTTCCGCACCCCGCTAGTGCCCTACGTGCCGATCCTCTCGGTCCTCGCCTCGCTGTGGCTGATGCTCAACCTGCCCGCGGAGACCTGGCTGCGGTTCGGCGTCTGGATGGTGCTCGGCGTCGTCATCTACTTCGCGTACGGGCGTTCGCACAGCCGCCTGCACGCGAGGGACGCACACGCCAGCGACGCACCGTAG
- a CDS encoding ATP-binding cassette domain-containing protein, translated as MIHVSATPVLALRGVSKRFGAVQALTDVDLEIRTGEVVALVGDNGAGKSTLVKTISGVHPIDDGTIEWEGRSVRIGRPHDAQNLGVATVYQDLALCDNLDVVANLFLGSELKSASVLDEIKMEKRARELLDTLSIRIPSVRIPVAALSGGQRQVVAIARALVGDPKVVILDEPTAALGVEQTAQVLDLVERLRERGHGVILISHNMADVKAVADKVAVLRLGRNNGTFSVADTSNEEIIAAITGATDNAVTRRRARTTTVTKEDAK; from the coding sequence ATGATTCACGTGTCCGCTACGCCCGTGCTGGCGTTGCGCGGGGTCTCCAAGCGGTTCGGCGCCGTCCAGGCGCTCACGGACGTAGACCTCGAAATCCGCACCGGTGAGGTGGTCGCCCTCGTCGGCGACAACGGCGCCGGAAAGTCCACCCTCGTCAAGACGATCTCGGGCGTTCACCCGATCGACGACGGCACCATCGAGTGGGAGGGCAGGAGCGTCCGCATCGGACGGCCGCACGACGCCCAGAACCTCGGCGTCGCCACCGTCTACCAGGACCTCGCCCTCTGCGACAACCTCGACGTCGTCGCCAACCTGTTCCTCGGCAGCGAGCTGAAGAGCGCCTCCGTCCTCGACGAGATCAAGATGGAGAAGCGCGCCAGGGAGCTCCTGGACACCCTCTCCATCCGCATCCCCAGCGTCCGCATCCCGGTCGCGGCGCTCTCCGGCGGTCAGCGCCAGGTCGTCGCCATCGCGCGTGCCCTGGTCGGCGACCCCAAGGTCGTCATCCTCGACGAGCCCACCGCGGCCCTCGGCGTCGAGCAGACCGCCCAGGTCCTCGACCTGGTGGAGCGGCTGCGCGAGCGCGGCCACGGAGTGATCCTCATCAGCCACAACATGGCCGACGTGAAGGCCGTCGCGGACAAGGTCGCGGTGCTGCGGCTCGGCCGCAACAACGGCACCTTCTCCGTCGCCGACACCAGCAACGAAGAGATCATCGCCGCCATCACCGGCGCCACGGACAACGCCGTCACCCGCCGCAGGGCGCGTACGACCACGGTGACGAAGGAGGACGCGAAGTGA
- a CDS encoding ROK family transcriptional regulator: METPGSQSSLHRANLERVVRAVRLAGSLTQAEIARTTGLSAATVSNIVRELKDGGTVEVTPTSAGGRRARSVSLSGDAGIVIGVDFGHTHLRVAIGNLAHQVLAEESEPLDVDASAAQGFDRAEQLVSRLLTVTGVDRTKIAGVGLGVPGPIDVESGTLGSTSILPGWTGTKPAEELASRLGVPVHVDNDANLGALGELVWGSGRGVKDLAYIKVASGVGAGLVISGRIYRGPGGTAGEIGHITLDESGPVCRCGNRGCLETFAAARYVLPLLQSSHGTDLTMERVVSLARDGDPGCRRVIADVGRHIGSGVANLCNLLNPSRVVLGGDLAEAGELVLGPIRESVGRYAIPSAARQLSVLPGALGGRAEVLGALALALSEMGDSTLLDGSLPAGAPAFT; this comes from the coding sequence ACCGGGCCAATCTCGAACGGGTCGTCCGCGCGGTGCGGCTCGCCGGATCGCTCACGCAGGCGGAGATCGCGAGGACGACGGGCCTGTCGGCGGCGACGGTCTCCAACATCGTCCGGGAGCTGAAGGACGGCGGCACGGTCGAGGTCACGCCCACCTCGGCGGGCGGCAGGCGGGCCCGCAGCGTCTCGCTGAGCGGTGACGCGGGCATCGTCATCGGCGTCGACTTCGGCCATACGCACCTGCGCGTGGCGATCGGCAACCTCGCCCACCAGGTGCTCGCGGAGGAGTCCGAGCCGCTGGACGTGGACGCCTCCGCCGCGCAGGGCTTCGACCGGGCCGAGCAGCTGGTCAGCAGGCTGCTCACGGTCACAGGGGTGGACCGTACGAAGATCGCGGGCGTGGGGCTCGGGGTGCCGGGACCCATCGACGTGGAGTCCGGCACGCTCGGCTCGACGTCGATCCTGCCGGGCTGGACGGGCACCAAGCCCGCCGAGGAGCTCGCGTCCAGGCTCGGGGTGCCGGTGCACGTCGACAACGACGCCAACCTCGGCGCGCTCGGCGAGCTGGTCTGGGGGAGCGGCCGGGGCGTCAAGGACCTGGCGTACATCAAGGTCGCCAGCGGTGTCGGCGCTGGCCTGGTGATCAGCGGCCGGATCTACCGGGGTCCCGGGGGCACGGCGGGGGAGATCGGGCACATCACCCTCGACGAGTCGGGCCCCGTCTGCCGCTGCGGCAACCGCGGCTGCCTGGAGACCTTCGCCGCGGCCCGGTACGTCCTGCCGCTCCTGCAGTCGAGCCACGGCACCGATCTGACCATGGAGCGCGTGGTCTCTCTCGCGCGCGACGGGGACCCCGGCTGCCGCCGGGTGATCGCGGACGTCGGGCGGCACATCGGCAGCGGCGTGGCCAATCTCTGCAACCTCCTCAACCCCTCCCGTGTCGTGCTCGGCGGGGACCTCGCGGAGGCCGGTGAGCTGGTGCTCGGGCCGATCAGGGAGTCGGTGGGGCGGTACGCGATCCCGAGTGCGGCGCGTCAACTGTCCGTACTTCCCGGGGCACTTGGCGGCCGGGCCGAGGTGCTCGGCGCGCTGGCGCTCGCACTCAGCGAGATGGGTGATTCGACCCTTTTGGACGGATCTCTCCCCGCGGGTGCACCTGCCTTCACTTAG
- a CDS encoding sugar ABC transporter permease produces MSDLAKTPKPATDAPDAADASAAPVPAVDPRLLIREEGLAGYWTEFKRKMRGGELGSLPVVIGLIVIAIIFQLKNDHFLDASSLANIAVFTSGLGIMAVGIVFVLLLGEIDLSVGSVAGMGAAVWAVLSVTHGLNDWLAVFIAIASGLVIGAAHGFFFAKIGVPAFVVTLAGFLGWSGLQIWLMGSEGSINTPEGSVVEDLTGHFFAEKGAAYGLAAVAIVAYAGSLLLDSRRRKTAGLPARPVSEIVLRTVVVAVLAGGAAYELNEPEGARGLPLALVLFLAVLVVADFVARRTTFGRQVFAVGGNAEAARRAGINVDRVRITVFAISGMLAAFGGLFIASLSGGATKSLGGGNTLMMVIAAAVIGGTSLFGGRGKVWSALLGMLVIQSIQQGLNLLGMASEIQYMITGAVLLAAVVIDSVSRRTQKSAGRA; encoded by the coding sequence GTGAGCGATCTCGCCAAGACCCCGAAGCCCGCCACCGACGCGCCCGACGCGGCCGACGCCTCGGCGGCGCCCGTGCCCGCGGTCGACCCGCGCCTGCTCATCCGCGAGGAGGGCCTGGCCGGATACTGGACCGAGTTCAAGCGCAAGATGCGCGGCGGTGAGCTCGGCTCGCTGCCCGTCGTCATCGGCCTGATCGTCATCGCGATCATCTTCCAGCTGAAGAACGACCACTTCCTGGACGCGAGCAGCCTCGCGAACATCGCGGTCTTCACCTCCGGCCTCGGCATCATGGCCGTCGGCATCGTCTTCGTCCTGCTGCTCGGCGAGATCGACCTCTCGGTCGGCTCGGTGGCGGGCATGGGCGCGGCGGTCTGGGCCGTGCTGAGCGTCACGCACGGCCTCAACGACTGGCTCGCGGTGTTCATCGCCATCGCGTCGGGCCTGGTCATCGGCGCCGCCCACGGCTTCTTCTTCGCCAAGATAGGCGTGCCCGCCTTCGTGGTCACCCTCGCGGGCTTCCTCGGCTGGAGCGGTCTGCAGATCTGGCTGATGGGCAGCGAGGGCAGCATCAACACGCCCGAGGGCAGTGTCGTCGAGGACCTCACCGGGCACTTCTTCGCGGAGAAGGGCGCCGCGTACGGTCTCGCCGCCGTCGCCATCGTCGCGTACGCCGGGTCGCTGCTCCTGGACAGCCGCCGCCGCAAGACCGCGGGGCTGCCCGCGCGGCCGGTCAGCGAGATCGTGCTTCGCACGGTCGTCGTCGCCGTCCTCGCGGGCGGCGCGGCCTACGAGCTGAACGAGCCCGAGGGCGCCCGCGGCCTGCCGCTCGCCCTGGTGCTCTTCCTCGCCGTCCTGGTCGTCGCGGACTTCGTGGCCCGGCGCACCACCTTCGGCCGCCAGGTCTTCGCGGTCGGCGGCAACGCGGAGGCCGCGCGGCGCGCGGGCATCAACGTGGACCGGGTCCGGATCACCGTCTTCGCGATCTCCGGGATGCTCGCGGCCTTCGGCGGACTGTTCATCGCGAGCCTGTCCGGTGGCGCGACGAAGAGCCTGGGCGGCGGCAACACGCTCATGATGGTGATCGCCGCGGCGGTCATCGGCGGCACGAGCCTCTTCGGCGGGCGCGGGAAGGTGTGGTCCGCGCTCCTCGGCATGCTCGTGATCCAGTCGATTCAGCAGGGGCTGAACCTGCTCGGGATGGCGAGTGAGATTCAGTACATGATCACCGGTGCGGTTCTCCTCGCGGCGGTGGTCATCGACTCCGTCTCTCGGCGTACGCAGAAGTCTGCTGGGCGAGCGTAG
- the dxs gene encoding 1-deoxy-D-xylulose-5-phosphate synthase, with protein MPLLTRITGPRDLDRLSAEELDQLAGEIRAFLVDAVSKTGGHLGPNLGVVELTIALHRVFESPQDKVLFDTGHQSYVHKLLTGRQDFGKLRSKGGLSGYPSRAESDHDVIENSHASTVLGWADGLAKANEVRGKDDHVVAVIGDGALTGGMAWEALNNIAAAKDRPLVIVVNDNERSYAPTIGGLANHLATLRTTDGYERFLARGKDLLERTPVVGKPLYETLHGAKKGLKDFIAPQGMFEDLGLKYVGPIDGHDMEALESALQRAKRFGGPVIVHCLTEKGRGYKPAEEDEADHFHGIGPIHPDTGLPIAAGGMDWTSVFGEEMVKLGREREDIVAITAAMLQPVGLEKFSKAFPDRVYDVGIAEQHAAVSAAGLASGGLHPVFAVYATFLNRAFDQLLMDVALHKCGVTFVLDRAGVTGTDGASHNGMWDMSILQCVPTLRIAAPRDADQVRLQLREAVEVDDAPTVVRYSKGAVGPAVKAVGTVGGMDVLRKAGTNKADVLLVSVGALAPMCLEIADLLDKQGITTTVVDPRWVKPVDEAMAPLAEQHRVVVTVEDNSRAGGVGSAIAQALRDAGVDVPLRDFGIPPRFLDHASRKEILAEIGLTAPDIARQVTGLVAKLDGRFERSTAAAVDSVEPARD; from the coding sequence GTGCCGCTGCTGACCCGCATCACGGGACCGCGCGATCTGGACCGGCTCAGCGCCGAGGAGCTGGACCAGCTGGCCGGAGAGATCCGGGCCTTCCTCGTCGACGCAGTCTCCAAGACCGGCGGCCACCTCGGCCCCAACCTCGGCGTGGTCGAGCTCACCATCGCCCTGCACCGCGTCTTCGAGTCGCCCCAGGACAAGGTCCTCTTCGACACCGGCCACCAGAGCTACGTGCACAAGCTGCTCACCGGCCGCCAGGACTTCGGCAAGCTGCGCAGCAAGGGCGGCCTGTCCGGCTACCCCTCGCGCGCCGAGTCCGATCACGACGTGATCGAGAACAGCCACGCCTCCACGGTCCTCGGCTGGGCCGACGGCCTGGCCAAGGCCAATGAGGTGCGCGGCAAGGACGACCACGTCGTCGCCGTCATCGGTGACGGCGCGCTGACCGGCGGCATGGCCTGGGAGGCGCTGAACAACATCGCCGCCGCCAAGGACCGCCCGCTCGTCATCGTCGTCAACGACAACGAGCGCTCCTACGCCCCCACGATCGGCGGGCTCGCCAACCACCTGGCGACCCTGCGCACGACCGACGGGTACGAGCGGTTCCTGGCCCGTGGGAAGGACCTCCTGGAGCGCACGCCGGTCGTCGGCAAGCCGCTCTACGAGACCCTGCACGGAGCCAAGAAGGGCCTCAAGGACTTCATCGCCCCGCAGGGCATGTTCGAGGACCTGGGGCTCAAGTACGTCGGCCCGATCGACGGCCACGACATGGAGGCCCTGGAGTCCGCCCTGCAGCGCGCCAAGCGCTTCGGCGGCCCGGTCATCGTGCACTGCCTCACCGAGAAGGGCCGCGGCTACAAGCCCGCCGAGGAGGACGAGGCCGACCACTTCCACGGCATCGGCCCGATCCACCCCGACACGGGTCTGCCGATCGCGGCGGGCGGCATGGACTGGACGTCGGTCTTCGGCGAGGAGATGGTCAAGCTCGGCCGCGAGCGCGAGGACATCGTCGCCATCACGGCCGCCATGCTCCAGCCGGTCGGCCTGGAGAAGTTCTCCAAGGCGTTCCCCGACCGGGTCTACGACGTGGGCATCGCAGAGCAGCACGCCGCCGTGTCGGCCGCGGGCCTCGCCAGCGGCGGCCTGCACCCCGTCTTCGCCGTCTACGCGACGTTCCTGAACCGCGCCTTCGACCAGCTCCTGATGGACGTGGCCCTGCACAAGTGCGGCGTCACCTTCGTCCTGGACCGGGCCGGTGTCACCGGCACCGACGGCGCCTCGCACAACGGCATGTGGGACATGTCGATCCTGCAGTGCGTGCCGACCCTCAGGATCGCCGCCCCGCGCGACGCCGACCAGGTCCGCCTCCAGCTGCGCGAGGCCGTCGAGGTGGACGACGCCCCGACCGTCGTGCGCTACTCCAAGGGCGCGGTCGGCCCCGCCGTCAAGGCCGTCGGCACGGTCGGCGGCATGGACGTGCTGCGCAAGGCGGGCACCAACAAGGCGGACGTCCTGCTGGTCTCCGTCGGCGCGCTCGCCCCCATGTGCCTGGAGATCGCGGACCTGCTCGACAAGCAGGGCATCACCACGACCGTCGTGGACCCGCGCTGGGTCAAGCCGGTCGACGAGGCGATGGCGCCGCTCGCCGAGCAGCACCGCGTAGTGGTCACCGTCGAGGACAACTCCCGTGCGGGCGGCGTCGGTTCGGCGATCGCGCAGGCCCTGCGCGACGCGGGCGTCGACGTGCCGCTGCGGGACTTCGGCATCCCGCCGCGCTTCCTCGACCACGCCTCGCGCAAGGAGATCCTGGCCGAGATCGGCCTGACGGCTCCGGACATCGCGCGTCAGGTCACCGGCCTCGTCGCCAAGCTCGACGGTCGCTTCGAGCGGAGCACCGCCGCGGCGGTGGACTCCGTGGAGCCCGCCCGCGACTGA
- a CDS encoding substrate-binding domain-containing protein — protein MNAMTRRVVIGTAAVSMALAMTACGKAGDGDDKGSDGDSKTIGLLLPENKTTRYETFDRPIMEAKIKELCSDCDVKYNNASGDIEAQKKQFDALVTQGIKVIILDAVDYKSTKSWVKQADKQGVKVVAYDRLAEGPLSAYVSYDNEKIGRLQGGAMVKALGAKAKDANVVMINGSPTDPNAPFFKKGAHSVLDKAVKKIAYEQDIPEWSSDEANRKMSSAIDKLGKDGIQGVYAANDGMAGGVITALKQRGIKVPVGGQDAELAGVQRLLSGTQDYTIYKEIKPEAQTTAEIAVRLLKGKDIDDITDRKVDSLSGDVKGIPAKLYDAQAITKDDVADTIVKDKVYKVSEICTAQYKKACDAAGIK, from the coding sequence ATGAACGCAATGACGCGTCGCGTCGTCATAGGCACGGCAGCGGTTTCGATGGCACTGGCCATGACCGCTTGCGGCAAGGCCGGAGACGGCGACGACAAGGGCAGCGACGGCGACAGCAAGACCATCGGTCTGCTGCTCCCGGAGAACAAGACCACGCGTTACGAGACCTTCGACCGCCCCATCATGGAGGCGAAGATCAAGGAACTCTGCTCGGACTGCGACGTCAAGTACAACAACGCCTCGGGAGACATCGAGGCCCAGAAGAAGCAGTTCGACGCCCTCGTCACCCAGGGCATCAAGGTCATCATCCTGGACGCCGTCGACTACAAGTCGACGAAGTCGTGGGTCAAGCAGGCCGACAAGCAGGGCGTGAAGGTCGTCGCGTACGACCGTCTGGCCGAGGGCCCGCTGTCCGCCTACGTGTCGTACGACAACGAGAAGATCGGCCGCCTCCAGGGCGGGGCCATGGTCAAGGCGCTCGGCGCCAAGGCCAAGGACGCGAACGTCGTCATGATCAACGGCTCGCCGACCGACCCGAACGCCCCCTTCTTCAAGAAGGGCGCCCACTCGGTCCTCGACAAGGCCGTCAAGAAGATCGCGTACGAGCAGGACATCCCCGAGTGGTCCTCGGACGAGGCGAACCGCAAGATGTCCTCCGCGATCGACAAGCTCGGCAAGGACGGCATCCAGGGCGTCTACGCCGCCAACGACGGCATGGCGGGCGGCGTGATCACCGCGCTCAAGCAGCGCGGCATCAAGGTCCCCGTCGGTGGCCAGGACGCCGAACTCGCGGGCGTGCAGCGCCTGTTGAGCGGCACCCAGGACTACACGATCTACAAGGAGATCAAGCCGGAGGCGCAGACCACCGCCGAGATCGCCGTGCGCCTGCTCAAGGGCAAGGACATCGACGACATCACCGACCGCAAGGTCGACTCGCTCAGCGGCGACGTCAAGGGCATCCCGGCCAAGCTGTACGACGCCCAGGCGATCACCAAGGACGACGTCGCCGACACGATCGTCAAGGACAAGGTCTACAAGGTCAGCGAGATCTGCACGGCCCAGTACAAGAAGGCGTGCGACGCCGCGGGTATCAAGTAA